From Pseudomonas hormoni:
CGCTGGACGCCAAGTCCCACCTGAAATTCTCCGGCCTGAACCTCGATGTCGCGGCCAACGCCCAGGCTCAGAAAGTCAAAGCCAACGGCTACATGGACAGCTTCACACTGACCACCGTGGCTGAAGACCAGACACCGGTAAAAGTCGAATTGAGCGGCCTGACCCTGGCCAGCAACCTGGTGAAAAGTACCTACGGCTACTACACCGGCGAGAACACCGTCGAGCTGACCGACAGCAAAACCACGTTCGGCGCGCAACAGTCGGTGTTGGGCATCAAGAAATTCGAAATGAAGAACCAGACCGAGGAGTCGGGCACCAGCGCTTCCGGGCGTGCCGATTACAAGATCGGTGAAGTGTCGTTGAACGGTAAATCGGTGGGTTCTGCACAGATGGCCATGAGCCTGAAGAATCTCGACATTCCGGCGACGATGTCGTTGATGCAGATCTACCAGACCAAACTGCAACCCTACGAAAAAGCCGCTGCCGAAGCGGCTGCCGCTGGCGAGCCGGCACCCGAGCTGGTCTTGACCCCGGCCGAAGAGGCCCAGGTGAAAGCTGGTCTGGAGAAACTGCTGGCGGCCGGTCCGCAGGTCGCTCTGGAGAACCTGTCGTTCACCACCGCTAACGGTGAAAGTCGCGCCAATCTGGTGCTCGACCTGACCAAACCACAATCCATGGACCTGCCACCGGATCAACTGACCCAACAGCTGATCGCCCTGCTGGACGTCAATATCCAGGTATCCAAGCCGATGCTGGTTGATTTGCTCAGTGTCCAAGGGCAAATCGACGGTCAGACCGACGCCAAGGTCATAGCCGATCAGGCCAAGGCCACTGCCGACATGTTCGGTGCCATGGCGGTCGGCACGCAGTTCGCCAAACTGGACGGCAACAACATCATCACCAAGCTGCATTACGCCAACAAGCAAGTGGAATTCAACGGCCAGAAAATGACCGTCGAAGAGTTTGTCGGCTTTGTGATGAGCAAGCTCGGTAGTGCTGGCGTCGTCCAGTAACGCCTAAACGTCCCGAATCAGCCGCCACGCCTCGTCAACAGGCAGCGGCTGTTTCATTCGCTCGGCCAGCATCGCCATTGCCCGCTCTTCATCGCAGGCGATGGCGGCGGTCACCACGCCGTTCTTGCCGAACAGGCCGATAAAGGGTGGGTGGTACGGATCGCCCTTGAACTCGACCTCGTCCCCCGTTTCGGCGTGACCGAGGTAGTCGTAGTTTTTGCCGAAGTGCCAGGTCCAGAAGTACGGCACATCCAGGTAATGCTCGTCGCCGCCCAGCATATTCGCCGCCGCAATCCGTGCATGCTGTTGTGCCAGGCGCCAATGCTCGATCCGTTGCGGCTGGCCGTTGAGCGGGAAGGTCGCGATATCACCGGCCGCCCATAGTCCTTCGGTCACGCCCATGCCGCCGTCGACTTTCAGGGAATGATCGTTTTCCATGGGCAGATCTTTAAACGGTCCGGTTGCCGGGCTGACGCCAATGCCGACTAAAACCAAATCCGCCGGCAGACGCTGACCGTTCTTCAGTTTCACCGCTTCAACCTTGTCTGTGCCCTCAATCTGCGCGGCTTCGCTGTCGGTGAGGAACACCACGCCGTGGGCCACATGGCGGGCAAGAATCGCTTTGCCGACCGTTTCGCCAAACTGTTTGGCGAAGGGCACCTCGTGGCGGGCCAGGACGGTGACGTCCAGGCCGTATTCGCGTAGCGCGGATGCGGATTCCATCGCAATAAAGCTGTCGCCAATGATCACTGCACGCTGGCCGGGTTGGGCGGCGGCCAGGATTTTTTGTGCCTGGTCTTTCGAGCGCAGCAAGAACACTTGCGGCAGGTCGGCGCCAGGTAAATCGAGCGATTTGGGTGTGCCGCCCGTGGCGATCAGCGCGGCGTCATAGCTCAATGTCTGGCCATCCTTGAGCTGCACGGTCCGGGCGTTGGCATCGAGGCTCGCCACTTCACCGTTTATGCGATCGATGCGCTGCTCGCGATAAAAGCTGTCATCACGCAGCGGTGGGACTTCCTCTGGCGGCATCTCCCCGGCGATCACGAATTTGCTCAACACGGTGCGGTCGTAACCGGCCTCAGGTTCGCGGTCGATCAGCAGCACGCGGCCGCCGAAACCCTTTTCGCGTAACGCCGCCGCACCCGCCGTGCCTGCGGCGCCGGCGCCGATAATCACAAACGTACGTTCATCATCGGCCGGCGGGGTATGAGCATCCGGAAGCGGGTTTTCGTCGACCCAGACTTCGTCATCGCGCATTTCCAGAGGGTAGCGCTTGAGACTGTCCAGCGACGGCGGTTCACACAACGCACCGTCCTCGACCCGGTACGCTGCCTTGTGCCACGGGCAAATCAGGCGTCCGTGACACAGCGCACCCTCGGCCAGCGGCGCCCCGGCGTGCGGGCATTCGCCCTGATAGGCGCGTAGTTGATCGCCGACCCGCAGCAAGACGATTTTGGTGTCCCCAATCCGGACTTCCAGGCCACGGTTATCGGGAACATCGGCAAAACGGGCAACGCGGTGCAGTGCCATGATCGTTCTCCAGGCAGGCGTTTCATTTAAGAGTTTGGCGCTTATCCTGTGGTTCAGCCAATTCCCACTGCCACCGCACGAACGGTTTGGCTATAGTTTGCACGCCGACCACGGCCCCACCCGCACAAGGTGCTCCGGTATGACCCGATTGACCTCACTGAACCCTTGGCTGGCGGCCGTTGCCGTCGCCCTTTGCGTGCAGTTTCCGGCGCAGGCCCAGGAACGTTTCACCGTCAGCATTCCCGGTGTGACGGACAACCGCCTGTTCACTTCGGCGGCGGCCAGCGATGCAGCTGGCTGTGGCGGCAAGAACCAGTCTCCGGCCCTGAGCTGGACCGCTGGACCTGCGGGCACCCAGAGCTACGCCATCGTCATGCACGATCCGGATGGCCAGAAAGGCTTGGGTTCCGATCACTGGGTTCACTACGGCATCAAACCGGCGACCCGCCAGATTCCGGCCGGTGTCGGCGCCAAATCCGCCCTCGAAGGCGTGGGTGGCAGCAATAGCAAAGGCACCACCGGCTACATCGGTCCTTGCCCGCCGGTCGGCGATAGCTCCCACCATTACATCATCCAGCTCTACGCCCTCGACCTTGCTCCGGACGCCTTGCCCGCCGGCCTGACCCGCGCGCAGCTGCTGGAAAAAATCAAAGGCCATGTGCTGAAAAACAGCAGCGTGGTGCGGCGATATCACCGCTGAAGTTTTTTTCGGCGGGGTTAACCCGAACCGGTGGGGCTACCCGTCTCAGAGGATGAATGGATCAATTTCCTCCTGAGGTCAGCTCCCATGTCTCTCCCTCTGCATATCCTCCGCCCGGCCGCCCAGGGTTTCGCCGCCGGGTTGCTGCTGGCCGTTGCCGGTTGCGGTGTTTCGTCCAAACCTGATTCCGCTGCCGTTCCGGTTGTGGTTTCGCCTCCCGCACAAGGTGCGCTGGTGCGCAGTGAGGCGGTCATGGCCGATGTGACCATGGCCAAGCGCAGCGTACGTCCGGCTCCCATGGCGAGTTTTGCACCTGAGTCTTTGCCGCCGGGTTATCAGGATGAGCAGCGTGAGCAATATCAAGCGCTGGCGGATAACCCCATTCACAGCGTGGCCGAAGCGCCAGTCTCCACCTTCAGCGCCGACGTCGACACGGGCGCCTATGCCAACGTTCGCCGCCTGCTCAATCAAGGTCGCCTGCCACCCGAGGGCGCGGTGCGGTTGGAGGAGATGGTCAATTACTTCCCCTACGATTACGCCTTGCCCACCGATGGCTCGCCGTTTGGCGTGACCACTGAACTGGCGCCGTCACCGTGGAACCCGCATACGCGCTTGCTGCGCATCGGCATCAAGGCGTCGGACCGCGCAGTGGCAGAATTGGCCCCGGCAAACCTGGTGTTTCTGGTGGACGTGTCCGGTTCGATGGACCGGCGCGAGGGGTTACCGTTGGTCAAAAGCACCCTGAAATTGTTGGTCGATCAATTGCGCGAGCAGGATCGGGTGTCATTGGTGGTCTACGCCGGCGACTCGCGTGTGGTGCTCGAACCCACTTCCGGACGGGAAAAAGCGAAAATTCGCACAGCCATCGATCAATTGACTGCGGGCGGCTCCACCGCCGGGGCGTCGGGCATCGAGCTGGCCTATCAAATGGCGCAGCAAGCCTTTATCCCCAAAGGCATCAACCGCATCCTGCTGGCCACCGACGGCGACTTCAACGTCGGCATCAGCGACTTCGACAGCCTCAAGCAAATGGCTGTGGATAAACGCAAGACTGGCGTTTCCCTGACCACCCTGGGGTTTGGTGTAGATAACTACAATGAACACCTGATGGAACAACTGGCCGACGCCGGCGATGGCAACTACGCCTACATCGACAATCTGCGTGAGGCGCGCAAGGTGCTGGTGGATCAGCTCGGCTCGACCCTCGCGGTCGTGGCAAAAAACGTGAAGCTGCAAGTGGAGTTCAACCCGGCGCAGGTCAGCGAGTACCGGTTGTTGGGATATGAGAATCGTGCATTGAAGCGTGAGGATTTCAGCAACGACAAGGTCGATGCCGGTGAAATCGGCGCAGGGCATACGGTCACGGCGTTGTACGAAATTGTGCCGAAGGGTGAGAAGGGGTGGTTGGAGCCGTTGCGGTATGGCAAGTCCGATTCGGTTGTTTCCGGGATGAACGGAGAATTGGCGATGCTGCGTGTGCGTTATCAGCTGTCCGAAGGTGGGAAAAGTCGCTTGATCGAACGTCCGATTGCAGGTGGTTCGGAAGGTAAGGCCAGTGACGACCTGCGATTTGCCGCGGCTGTGGCGGCGTTTTCCCAGCAGCTCAAGGATGGCCGTTACACCGGTGATTTCAGCCTGAAGGACACCGAAGCACTGGCTCGCGGTGCGCGAGGCGATGATCGCTTTGGTCTGCGTGCAGAGTTCGTGCAATTGGTGGAGCTGGCGCAAAGCCTGCGGACCACGACCGCCGCCAACAGTGAGCCGCTTAAAGGAGGCTACAACTGACATGTCTGCTCCCGAATCGAGCGACGAATCACTGCTGGCCCGCTATCGCTCAGGCGACGGGCCAGCGTTCGAGATTCTGTACGCCCGTCACCGGCAAGGTCTTTACCGGTTCCTCCTCGGTCTGAGCGGCAAATCCGAACTGGCCGAGGAGGTTTACCAGGAAACCTGGCTGAGCCTGATCCGCAGCACCAGTCAGCCACAAGGCCGGGCGAATTTTCGTACGTGGCTCTACCAGATTGCCCGCAATCGCCTGATCGATCACTGGCGCAAACACGGAATCCACAACCCCTTGCACGATAGCTATGACGAACAGACCCACGCCCTGGCTGATGACGCCGCCGATCCCGAACAACTGCTGAGTCTGAGCCGCGATAGCCAGCGCCTCGAAGTTGCCCTGCAAACCCTGCCCACCGACCAGCGCGAAGTATTCCTGCTGCGCGCCCACGGCGATCTCGACCTGCCGCAGATCGCCACCCTCACCGAAACACCGCTGGAGACCGTCAAAAGCCGCTTGCGCTACGCCCAGCAAAAACTGCGTCGGCTGCTGGCCGAGGAGGTACTGACATGACTGACGCCCGCAAACCACCAGAAGACGAAGTGCTTCAGCATTTCCGCGAGCATTCGACTGGCGAACCACCGGTCCATCTTGATGCCTTCATTCTGGGCGCCGCACATCGTGAAGTCCCTGTGCCGAAACCGAACCTGTGGCAACGCTGGGTTCAGGCTTGCCAGAGACCACGTTGGCAAGTGGCCTTTGCCAGCCTCGTCGGCGTTGCATTGATGCTGGCGCTGGTGCAACGAACTCCAGAACAGCCCGCGAGTTACGACTTCGTGCCCAAAGCGTCCGCACCGGTCGCCAAAAAAGAGGCCGCACAGGCCCCGTCGTCGGTTGCGCGCTCGCTGGCAGCCCCGACCCCGGTCGCACCAATGGCAGATTTTGCGGCACCTGCGCAGAGCGAATCGATCAATGCCGAAATGGCCGATGAAGCAAAAGTCAGCAAGCGCGCAGCCGCCCCAGCGAAAACCCTGGATGAGCAATTGCTTGAAGTGGTTCGCCTGCAGAACGCCGGTCAGACACACGCGGCGGATGACTTGATGGCGACATTGCACAAACGCTTTCCCAAGGAAAACCTCAACGCCCGACTCAAGGAATTGAAGAAAAACTGAAGAGAACGATGTTCCGCGATTTGGCATCAACACCCGAAAGCGCGCACTATCGGCCTATAGCCGATGCGTTGGAGGATGCCGTGGCAAAAAAAATCGACCGCATCGCCCAAATGCTCAACTGCCCGGAAAAGGGCGAAGAACTGCGGCGAGCAGTGACTGAGAGTCGTAAGGAGTTTCTTCTGGCGAAGCAGGCAGAAGAAGCTCTGGAGGAGGACGTCCTTGATGAAGAAGAGTTCGAGGACGACGATGACTACGACGAGTTTGACTGGACGACAGAATGAAAAAACCGCTTCGGCGGCTTTTTTGTGCGCTTGGGCTCCCGACCGGGAGCCAAGAGACAATTTACAACTTGCGTCTTTCCAGTCTCATCAAAAGCGCTAGCAATACTCCCCACAAGTAGAAAGTCATGAGTCCTGGGTGCGGCTGACGCATACCCACTTTAAACATGTTGTCTGCGAACAGCAGAAACAAAACAACACCTGCGATACCTAAAGTTTTCGATGATATAAATATCCTGGGGAAGTTGCGAATCACTGAATACACCGTAAATCCGGCGAGACCCAACAAAGGAATAATAGCGAGCACGCCGAAATTATAAATAAAATCCACATAATAATTATGCGCGCTTGGATAGCTGCCTCTGTCTGGTGGCTCAAGGTGTCCGAGAAGGATGGAGCTCGAGTTCTGAACGATTTCTTCCATGTAAAACGTTAAGTACATCGCGCGCTCTGTCAGATTTCGTGGAGTACTAAATACTACCTCGTCAGCTTTCGGTGAAGCTTCCGATGGGGTTTCAAATATTACCTCATCGGTGTTGCTTCTAACCTCATCAATTTCCTGTGAAACTTTCGATGGCGTATAGTCACCAAGCTTTTCTTTTAAAGCCTCTGAATCATTTGATGCGAGGGAGCACGCCAGTATAAGAATAGTCAGTAGCGTTGCGACGGAAGCATAAAGACCTTTTTTACGCAGTAAAATTGTACGACCGGAAAAACATACCATCCCTGAAATCAAAAAAACAATGGCAAGGATAGACAGGGAAAAGGAAACATAGGCACCCATCAACCCGGCCAGTATCGATAGCAACAGCCGATAGGAATGAAATTCCCATAACGTAAAAATAGCCACCAAAAATGCCCCGACGAAGATTACCGGGATGTATTGCAGATGTTGATAAGCGCTAAATAAAAACAGGGATGGCGAAAGGATATTCAGACCAGACGCTAATGTGGATATCAGCTGAGCGGGAACGGCTAGCACGAGAATCAGAGTGAAAGCCTTGGCCATAATGTTCATAGCGCCAGGTCTGACGCCATACTGTTGTCCAAGGACGAGGGCGCACATCGGCAGGACGTACTGCGCCAACAGTATGAGTTTTGATTTTTTTATGCTCCCGTGGTCTACGGCAAGCAATGCGGTGGCCGCTAACATACCCAAGCACGTGAGGAGAAGTACGGCCAGGGTTAATCGTGCTTTTGTCAGTCCACCCAAAAGCACTATCCCGACAAAACTCATAATGGTTGACAACGGTATTGGTAATAAAGCCAACTCGCCGCCACTGTTGAAATAAAATGAAGTGTCGTGGAATACGCCATTCGATATTTGGAAAAAGAGCGGCAAGATCAGGAAGGATGCAATGGCAAATAAAATGATTTTTCTTTTTTGGTGAGTTTTATCACCATCGCCATAGAACAGTCTGTTAACGGAGTACTTATAATTAACCAGAGAAAAGCCAGAGCGCCACGTCATCAGTGTCATCCACCTTGAAATTGTACAGTCATGCGAAGAAGACATGGCTGCGGGGGATTCAAAAACCATTAAACATAGAGAATCATCCGAATAAACAATTCGGATACGCAGAAATTCTTAAATTTATTGGTGAGTAGTGATGTCGAGTCGGATCCGATAATCTACAGGTCAACGGTTTTCAGCTGCTGCAGAGTGTTATTACAGGCATCGAAATTCCATGGTTAGGAAACCATGTGCCTGTTCTAAGACATGATGGTCTAATGCCCTGAAAGCGCGAATAGCTCGTGATCTGGCTGTATTCAATGCGGTCTTAATTGTTTGTGTCTATATAAGTTCACTCAGCACAGACAACTCAACATAACTCGCATTCAAAATGCCTCACTGAATGGCGATATTCAATACCGCAACCAAAAACAGGAATGTTCCTACAGCTCACGTATCGCGAGATGTCATCCTTTTGCGGTTGTTTTGCTTCGACGGTCGATTGACGTGCTCGTCAATTGTTGGTGTTGATGGGCTGAAAAGCCGTTTTTCGTCTGCTGGCCGCACAAAAGCAAACGCCCCGAACAAGTCGGGGCGTTTGATTGAAGCTTTTCAGCGTGTTCGCACACAACCTGCCTCAGCGGAGTGCTTCGCAGATTGTTTGAGACAGGCAGAAACAAGTAGATGGTGCACCAGGCGGGATTCGAACCCACGACCCCTGCCTTCGGAGGGCAGTACTCTATCCAGCTGAGCTACTGGTGCAAGCGGGCGCCATGATACTCATATGCACTGCGGGCGTCCATGCTGCTGAATCAACAGCGCTTTTCCAAAGCGTAACCTGCGTTTGCTACGTTGATCAGAAAATTTGGGCAAATGCGGCGTTTTCGTTCTTTTTTTCGAACAGCCTATTGTCCTTTACCCCCTTTGATCCTAGGATTCGTTTGAGATTTCAAACGCTCTTGTCTGGGTGCTGAACCGCACGAGTTCATTCCGTGCGCTATTTATGTGCTTCAGCCCGGTGAATGATTTCCCTGACGGCAGCCTATAAGGCGCCTTTCTACAATCATAATTTGCTCCGCGCGTGCCGCGGTGCTGTTAAGGAAAGCCGACATGCAGCTTAAAGACACCCAGTTGTTCCGCCAGCAAGCCTTCATCGATGGCGCTTGGGTCGATGCGGACAATGGTCAGACGATCAAGGTCAACAACCCGGCAACGGGCGAAATTCTGGGCACCGTGCCGAAAATGGGCGCTGCCGAAACCCGCCGTGCGATCGAAGCCGCTGACAAGGCGCTGCCGGCCTGGCGTGCACTGACCGCCAAGGACCGCGCGAACAAGCTGCGTCGCTGGTTCGAGCTGATCATCGAGAACCAGGACGACCTGGCTCGTCTGATGACTATGGAACAGGGCAAGCCACTGGCCGAAGCCAAGGGCGAAATCGTTTACGCCGCTTCCTTTATCGAGTGGTTCGCCGAAGAAGCCAAACGCATCTACGGTGACGTGATTCCGGGCCACCAGCCAGACAAGCGCCTGATCGTGATCAAGCAGCCAATCGGCGTGACCGCTGCAATCACCCCGTGGAACTTCCCGGCTGCGATGATCACCCGTAAAGCCGGCCCGGCCCTGGCCGCCGGTTGCACCATGGTGCTCAAGCCTGCTTCGCAAACGCCGTTCTCGGCATTCGCTCTGGCTGAACTGGCCCAGCGTGCCGGCATTCCTGCTGGCGTGTTCAGCGTTGTGTCCGGCAGCGCCGGCGACATCGGCAGCGAGCTGACCAGCAACCCGATCGTGCGCAAATTGTCCTTCACCGGCTCGACCGAAATCGGTCGTCAGCTGATGGCCGAATGCGCCAAGGACATCAAGAAAGTGTCCCTGGAACTGGGCGGCAACGCGCCGTTCATCGTGTTCGACGACGCGGACCTGGATAAGGCCGTCGAAGGCGCGATCATTTCCAAATACCGCAACAACGGCCAGACCTGCGTCTGCGCCAACCGTCTGTACATTCAGGATTCGGTCTACGACGCATTCGCCGAGAAGCTGAAAGTGGCGGTGTCCAAACTCAAGATCGGCAACGGTCTGGAAGACGGCACCACCACCGGTCCGCTGATCGACGAAAAAGCCGTGGCCAAGGTTCAAGAGCACATTGCTGACGCCGTTTCCAAAGGCGCCACCGTGCTGTCCGGCGGCAAGAGCATGGAAGGCAACTTCTTCGAGCCGACCATCCTGACCAACGTGCCGAACAACGCAGCCGTGGCCAAGGAAGAAACCTTCGGTCCATTGGCGCCGCTGTTCCGTTTCAAAGACGAAGCCGAAGTGATCGCGATGTCGAACGACACCGAGTTCGGTCTGGCCTCGTACTTCTATGCTCGCGACCTGGGCCGTGTGTTCCGTGTGGCGGAAGCCCTGGAATACGGTATGGTCGGCGTCAACACCGGGTTGATCTCCAACGAAGTCGCGCCGTTCGGCGGCATCAAGGCGTCGGGCCTGGGCCGTGAAGGCTCCAAGTACGGCATCGAAGATTACCTGGAAATCAAATACCTCTGCCTGGGCATCTAATCAGCCCGGCTAGGCATTGCTATAAGCGGAAAGGGCACGAGAGCGCTGACCCTTTTTGCGTTACAAACGGAAATTTCTCTGTGGCCTGGAGCGCTGTGGCAGTCGATCATCGAATGCTGCCGCAGTCATCTCCCGCCGCATTTTCCTTGAACCACGCCGCCCGATGAGCGGTGAATGAGGACTTTATGAGCAAGACTAACGCATCCCTGATGAAACGCCGCGAAGCCGCTGTACCACGCGGTGTTGGCCAGATTCACCCGATCTTCGCCGAGTCCGCGAAGAACGCTACCGTGACCGACGTTGAAGGTCGCGAGTTCATCGACTTCGCCGGCGGTATCGCTGTGCTGAACACCGGTCACGTGCACCCGAAAATCATCGCCGCGGTGACCGAGCAGCTGAACAAGCTGACCCACACTTGCTTCCAGGTACTGGCTTACGAGCCGTACGTAGAAGTGTGCGAAAAAATCAACGCCAAGGTCCCAGGTGATTTCGCCAAGAAAACCCTGCTGGTCACCACCGGTTCCGAAGCTGTAGAAAACGCCGTGAAAATTGCGCGTGCCGCCACTGGCCGCGCTGGCGTGATCGCCTTCACCGGCGCTTACCACGGTCGCACCATGATGACCCTGGGCCTGACCGGTAAAGTCGTGCCTTACTCGGCCGGCATGGGCCTGATGCCAGGCGGCATCTTCCGCGCGCTGTACCCGAACGAACTGCACGGCGTGAGCATCGACGATTCGATCGCCAGCATCGAACGCATCTTCAAGAACGACGCCGAGCCGCGTGATATCGCTGCCATTATCATCGAGCCGGTTCAGGGCGAAGGTGGTTTCTACGTCGCGCCTAAAGAGTTCATGAAGCGCCTGCGTGCTCTGTGCGACCAGCACGGCATCCTGCTGATTGCTGACGAAGTGCAAACCGGCGCTGGCCGTACCGGCACTTTCTTCGCCATGGAACAGATGGGCGTTGCTGCCGACCTGACCACCTTCGCCAAATCCATCGCTGGCGGCTTCCCGCTGGCCGGTGTGTGCGGCAAGGCCGAATACATGGACGCCATTGCTCCAGGCGGCCTGGGCGGCACCTACGCCGGTAGCCCGATCGCTTGCGCCGCGGCCCTGGCCGTGATGGAAGTGTTCGAAGAAGAGCACCTGCTGGATCGCTGCAAGGCTGTCGGCGAGCGTCTGGTTACTGGCCTGAAAGCCATCCAGGCCAAGTACCCGGTGATCGGCGAAGTCCGTGCCCTGGGCGCGATGATCGCGGTCGAGCTGTTCGTTGATGGCGACAGCCACAAGCCGAACGCTCCAGCGGTAGCCGCCGTTGTGGCCAAGGCTCGCGACAAGGGCTTGATCCTGCTGTCCTGCGGCACCTACGGCAACGTTCTGCGCGTCCTGGTACCGCTGACCTCGCCGGACGAGCAACTGGACAAAGGCCTGGCGATCATCGAAGAGTGCTTCTCGGAGCTCTGATCGATTTGTGAGCTGATCGACAAAAAACCCGCTTCGGCGGGTTTTTTTACGCCACCTGAAACACAACGCACTGTATCGAATGGCCAGCATTGACTAAGGTGCATGCATTGCCGAGGGAGTGTGCAAATGACTGCTGTGGTTTTACCCGCCGTACCACGTGTGCTGATCGCCGAGGCTGACCCTTGGTCCCGCGACCTGCTCAAGCAGGTGCTGTTAAATGTGCGTTGTGATGCACGTCTCGACCTGTGTGCCGATGGTCAGCAGGCGCTGGAGTTGCTGGCGGAAAATCCTTATGACCTGGTGATCGTCGACTGGGAGTTGCCCGGTGTCGATGGCTTGAATGTCCTGCGCAGTGTCCGCCAGCGCAAACGCAATCCGCCGCTGCCTTTTATTCTGATGAGCAGCCGCAACGACAGTGCCAGTGTGCGCGAAGCGTTGCCCTTGGCGCCTGCGGCGTATCTGACCAAACCCCTGAACATGGAAAGCCTGACTCACCGTCTGCAGGATCTGTTGCTGAACGCCGGTGAAGAGGTGTCTTGTGAAGTGCCGACGTTGGCGCCCGGCATGACCTTGTCGGGGTACCTAGAGCGTCGTCGTGAGTTTGCCGACGGTGCGCCGCTGATGACCGACGTGCAACTGGCGGTCAAACGTAGCCTTAATCCCAACGGCCTTGACCTGAAACTCCTGGAAGAAGAAGTCCGCATTGATCCACAGATCACCGCAGTCCTGATTGCCGCCGCCAACAGCGCGGCCCAGCATCATGGCGTCGCCGTACAAACCCTGTCCCAGGCGTTGCATCGATTGGGCACCGGGCAGAGCATGAACCTGATTCTGGGGTTGGCGCTCAAGCGCAGTGCACGGCTCAGCGATCCGTTGTTGGCGGACTATGCCGAGCGCTATTGGGAACTGTCGCTGCACACCGCTGAATATGCCCGGACACTGGCGCGCTTGCTGGATCTGGATCAGGAGCGGTGCTATTGCGCAGGGATGTTGCATCGCCTGGGTGATCTGGCGTTGCTGCTTTGTTTGCAGGAATGGAAACAGGCCGGTGGCGAGCTGGATGAATGGGAGGAGGTGGGTGATGCCCTCGCCGAATTCGGCGCGGCGTACGGTTCCGCGCTGCGCA
This genomic window contains:
- the gabT gene encoding 4-aminobutyrate--2-oxoglutarate transaminase — translated: MSKTNASLMKRREAAVPRGVGQIHPIFAESAKNATVTDVEGREFIDFAGGIAVLNTGHVHPKIIAAVTEQLNKLTHTCFQVLAYEPYVEVCEKINAKVPGDFAKKTLLVTTGSEAVENAVKIARAATGRAGVIAFTGAYHGRTMMTLGLTGKVVPYSAGMGLMPGGIFRALYPNELHGVSIDDSIASIERIFKNDAEPRDIAAIIIEPVQGEGGFYVAPKEFMKRLRALCDQHGILLIADEVQTGAGRTGTFFAMEQMGVAADLTTFAKSIAGGFPLAGVCGKAEYMDAIAPGGLGGTYAGSPIACAAALAVMEVFEEEHLLDRCKAVGERLVTGLKAIQAKYPVIGEVRALGAMIAVELFVDGDSHKPNAPAVAAVVAKARDKGLILLSCGTYGNVLRVLVPLTSPDEQLDKGLAIIEECFSEL
- a CDS encoding HDOD domain-containing protein; this translates as MTAVVLPAVPRVLIAEADPWSRDLLKQVLLNVRCDARLDLCADGQQALELLAENPYDLVIVDWELPGVDGLNVLRSVRQRKRNPPLPFILMSSRNDSASVREALPLAPAAYLTKPLNMESLTHRLQDLLLNAGEEVSCEVPTLAPGMTLSGYLERRREFADGAPLMTDVQLAVKRSLNPNGLDLKLLEEEVRIDPQITAVLIAAANSAAQHHGVAVQTLSQALHRLGTGQSMNLILGLALKRSARLSDPLLADYAERYWELSLHTAEYARTLARLLDLDQERCYCAGMLHRLGDLALLLCLQEWKQAGGELDEWEEVGDALAEFGAAYGSALRTRWRLPLELRELIAAVYQLGGGVYSREALVMNMAAQMARLTEHEGIEALAKSRTARLLQIGLPELIRLRKK